The genomic stretch GGAGGAAGCCCTGGCCCTGGCCCAGGAGGTCGCCGCCAACGCCCCCACCTCGCTCGCACTGACCAAAGAGCTGTTGAATGCCTTACCGGGAATGGGCCTCGAGGACGGCTTCCGGCTGGCCTCCATTGCCAACGCCTGGGTGCGCGAGACCGGCGACCTGGCCGAGGGCATCGCCGCCTTCTTCGAAAAGCGCCCACCCCGGTTTTAGCGTTTTCTAAGGGCCTTCAGTTGCTCGGCAGCCTCTGCGGCGCTAATCTGGCCTTGTTCCAAAGCGGCCAGGATGGCCTCTTTTTCCTGGGGGCTGGGTCCCTCGGGCATCTCCTGGTACTCGTAGCCCAGCACCCTAAGCAAAGCTTCGAAGCGAGCCCGGATGGTGGGATAGGACAACCCCAGAATCCGCTCCACCTCCTTTAGGTTGCCCCGCACCTTGATGTACAGGCGCAAAAACTCCAGGTGTTCGGGGGGCAATAGGGCAAACTCGTTGGGCTGAAACTCGCCCCGGATCTCGGTACGACAATCCGAACAAACCAGCCCGGTCACGTTTAGGCGCCCGTTGCAGCCTTGCACCGGGCATTGGGTAGGCATGGGAAAAACTCTCATACAGGCTCCAAATCGGGCCTCACCTCACCACAGGCCTATCTTGACATAGACCTGCTGGAGGGCTTTGACATCAAAGGCTTTGGGCCTCACTTCCACCTCCACCAAGACAAAGGGCGGCATTTTGCGCAGTTCCCAGGTCTGGCCCCGCAACGCCTGGAGGGCATGCAAGACAAAATCCATCTGGGGGTCTCGAGTTGCCGACTTGCTGATCAGCCAGGTGCCCAGCATCAAGAAAAACTCGAGCAAAACCAGCGGCGCAAATAAAACGATGGGTATGGGTATCGCCTGCACCCGCACCCACAGGTACACAAACCTTGGGCGAAGCAGGTGCAAGCCGCGCCGACCTGGCAAAATGGCTATCTTAGAGAATGCGGTCATGGTATGCCGCTCCAAACTGGGGGAAGCCCCCCTCAGACCACCTCAATCAAGACCTTCATGGGGCCGGAGACTTTAGTCACCCCGTTTTTCTCGCCAACCACCTCGTTGACCTCTATATCCACCAGGCGACCTTCGGGCAGTTCGCCCTTGAGCATATCCAGAATGCCAGCAAGATCGATGCCCTGGGCGCTTAGCTGCTGCTTGGTCTCGGGGGGAATGAAGTTAGCGGCAAACTTGGCCAGGGCAGCCGGCAGGTTGACCTTGAGCTTAACCTCTTCGCCATCCACCACGATGCGGAGCATCCTAGCGATGCCTTTGGGGGAAGAGGGGGTGCTGGCCACCGCATAGGCCAGGCCCGGGCCAGGGGCCGCCTGGGGCGTTCCCGATTCCATTGCTTCCAGCAAGCGAATGGCCTCCTCAGCCGTTATCTTGCCTTCCTTGACCATATTCATAATGCGCTTCTTATCTTCCATAAACACTCCTAGTAGAACTACCTCTACTGCACCTATGTGTATGTGCAGGTCAGGCTTACCCAGCGCTCATTTCTAGGTTGCCCATACGGAGCGCAACCTCGAGGCTGGCCCGGCCGTCTCCAAGCTGCCTAACTCCACTGGAGCCGTAGTCAAAGCCCTGGATTTCCTGGCTGCCCGTGCTCACGCTGGGGTTCAGCCGAACGCTGCTACCGGGCAGCAAGTCCAGTTCGGCATTGCCCATCGAGACCCGCAGGCGGTGTGCGCCGTCGCGCAACAGGAGTGAGCCTTCGATGTTGCCCGCCGTTACCTCGAGGTCGATCCCCTCTACCGCCCTTAGTTCGACGTTGCCTACCGCCACCCGGCCCCGTAGGAAGGCAATCCCCTCGGCCTCGATCTGGCCCGCCTTGCCATCCACCTCCAGACCCCAGCCAGGGGGCAGCCGCAGTTCCACTGAACCCGTCTGGCCCAGCAAACCATGCAAAAAGCCCCCAGCGGACCAGTTTGGCACAACCTCGAGGTCGTCCCCCAGCGGGCGCACTTCTGCTGGCCCTTCGATCACTGGCTGCTCTAGGTCTGGGTCGAGCCTGGCCTCGAGCTGGCCTGCCATAAGCCTGACCCGCACCCAACGCAGCCCCTCTGGCGGCCCGTCCGCAGCCGCAGGAGTGGCATACTGCTCGCCCATAGTCTTTCTGGCCTCTTCTACTGCCGCCTCGCCCTCGTCGAGGGCAGAAAGCAGCAGGTCAGCTTCCTGCTGGGTAATTTTGCCCGCCTTTAGCAGGGCCTGGATGCGTTCTTGTTCAGTCATGAGAACCTCCACTAGTTAAGCTTTTTTGCAGTTGGCGGCTTTTTGCCTGGGACGGCTCGAGGGCCTCAGCCCAGGCCCTGAGTTGCCAGGCAATACGATGTCGAAGGGCATGCCTGGGCAACTGCCGCTCCAACTCGGCCTCCTGACGATAGGCGTTCATTTTGTCGGCCACTAGCACGGCAAGCTCCGCTGAATTGAAGTGCCCAAACATAACTGCCCTCCTTGGTCATAAATATAAACCAAGGTTTTACATTTTGTCAATATTTGTTTTACATATCCTAAAGAGTAGTTTTCTACACCTACCCCAACAGCGCCTGGAATCGCGCTATTCGCTCGAGCAAGACCTCCATACCGCCCTGCCAGAATTCCTCCGACTCCAGATCGAAGCCAAAGCGGGCGGCCAGTTGCTCGGCAGGGTATTTGCCCACCGAGGCCAGCAGCGCGTCGTAGCGGGCCACAAAACCCTGGCCCTCTTCCTGGTAGCGCCGGTACAGCGCCAGGCCAAACAAAAGCCCGAAAGCATAGGGAAAGTTGTAAAAGTTCGCGCCGTAGTAGTGGCCTTTCACGGCCCACATGTAGGGATGATAGGAGGCCAGGGCCTCGCCATAGGTGGCTTGCTGGGCTTCCAGCATCAGCTGGCAAAACTCGTCCGCCGAAAGCTCGCGCTCCCGCCGCCGGGCAAACACCGCCTGCTCGAACAGGAAGCGCGAGTGAATGTCGACAATCACCTGGGCAGCACTTTGCAGGCCACCCTCGAGCACGCCCAGCTGGTCAGCCGGCGGCAGCACCCGCAAAGCCGCCTCACCCACCACCGTTTCGTTCATGATCGAAGCAGTCTCGGCCAGGGTCATGGGCTCCTGACGCAACAGATAGGGCACCTCCCGCAAACAGTAGTTGTGGTAGGCGTGGCCCAGCTCGTGGGCCAGGGTCGAGAGCGATTCGAAGCTGTCCTCGTGGTTGAGCAGGATGCGCGAGCGCCCCTGCCCTACCGGGGTGCAGTAGGCCCCGCCCACCTTGCCCTTACGGGGTGGCGCATCCATCCAGCGCTC from Meiothermus cerbereus DSM 11376 encodes the following:
- a CDS encoding SHOCT-like domain-containing protein, yielding MEDKKRIMNMVKEGKITAEEAIRLLEAMESGTPQAAPGPGLAYAVASTPSSPKGIARMLRIVVDGEEVKLKVNLPAALAKFAANFIPPETKQQLSAQGIDLAGILDMLKGELPEGRLVDIEVNEVVGEKNGVTKVSGPMKVLIEVV
- a CDS encoding DUF2089 domain-containing protein, translated to MRVFPMPTQCPVQGCNGRLNVTGLVCSDCRTEIRGEFQPNEFALLPPEHLEFLRLYIKVRGNLKEVERILGLSYPTIRARFEALLRVLGYEYQEMPEGPSPQEKEAILAALEQGQISAAEAAEQLKALRKR